The following DNA comes from Gordonia zhaorongruii.
CGAGCAGCGCCGATCGCGCGAGCCGTGGCCGACGGACGCCGACCGGTTCTTCGAGTGCCTCGGTCACCGGCGGTACTGCGTCACAGGATCGCGACGGCGACGACGATCGCCACCCCGATGTGCAGGACTCCGTGCACCCACACCGCCGGATGGTGCTCCGGCTGAATAAGGAGTTCGCCGAGATCTCCGGGAGTGAGGAGGTCCACGACGAGGAACGTCACCGCCATGACGACCAGTCCGATGACGGTGTAGACGATCGTGTCCAAGAGGCCTTCGAGAAGGCCGCCCTCGCTCGCGACGATCGCCGCACCGACGATGATCGCCACCGCGAGGAGGTTGGAGCCGACGAGGATCCCGGCGTTGCGGTTGCGCTCCAGCCACAGCTGTTCGCGCAGCTTGCCCGGAGTGAGCACGTCGAGCAGGGCGAACGACACGATCATCAGGGCTACCCCGACCAGTGCGTATGCGCCTGCGGAGTAGGCGTTCTGGAACATATCAGCGAACATGTGAGCTCCGGTCCTGTGTGGAGGTTGGTCGTAGGGTCATCCGAGCTGTCACTTTCCGGCTCCACTTCCGCCGCCGCGGTAGCCGGATCCCGATCCCGAGAACGCCGGTGTCGGGACCCAGAAGGCGCCGACGTAGCTGTGGTAATGGTGATAGCCCGATCGGTAATCGGTGCTGAGCATCACCCGCGTCTTGTCACCGGCATGGGGAAACAGCGCGATCAGGTAGTCGGGGTACTGGAGGAACCTGGAGCCTTCGACGTTGCCCGTTCCGGAGGCGCCTTCACGCCGATCGGCCGGCGACTCCTCGTCGCTCAACTCATCGGCGACCTTCGTCGGATTCCCATCGGCCACATAGGCTTTGACCGAACCCTCATCGAGCGACGCGTCGCGCTGGTAGTTGGAGGTGACGTAGTTTCGTGCATCACCGTTCCCGGAGGAGCAGGTCACTGCGAGCGCGAACACGGCGATGACGATGGCAACGACGATCGCGACTGTGCGCACGGTGCGCCATCTCCGACTGCGGTCAGGCTCCTCGCCGCGGTCGTCGCCGTGGTCGTCACCGTGTCCACCGCCGTGGCCACCGCCGGTTCCGAAATTCGTCATCGTGTTCCCACCGAGTCAGGTGTTCCCAGGTCGCACGTTCTCATCGCACTGCGCGTCGAGACCACTTCGCCGGTCTGCGGGTAGGTGTGCCAGGTCCGCCACGTCACACCGCCCTCGCCGGGAGCCGCGACCACTGCGGTGACCGCCAGCGGAGATCCGGGGAATCGGCCGATCAGCGCGGGAGTCCCCTGGGTCTGATGATCGGCGACGATGCGGTCCAGTGCGACGACGCGCTCGTGCAGTTCGGCCTCGGTCACCTGCTCGACGGAAGATGTGAAGCGGTATCCGGGTTCGCGGAACGTCGACGGCATCGGCGATGTGTTTTCTGGAAGGCAGGCGACGGTTTCGCAGAGCCGATGTCCGCCGCCGGAGGCGAGAACCTGATGGCTGGCTCCGAGGAGCCGAAGGGAGACGGTGAACCCGGCGACCTCACCGTCGGCAACGGCGAGCGCGTCCTGTTCCGGCGCGGCCAGCGAGAAGCCGAGCTGGTGCGCGCTCGTGTCGGTGTAGGCGACCGGCAGTTCGCGGCTGATCGGGACGGTCGCGTCGGTGAGGTCGGATGTCATCGCGGCTCAGGTGGTGGTGCTGGACGGGAAGATGCGGTACTCGCTGCGTCGCAGGACATCGCCTCGTGCGCACTCCCATCCGGGACCGAAGTCCTCGAACGACAGGCGCGCGTCGCCTGCGGAGTAGTCGTGGTACGAGACTCGGCCGTTCGCCGCGAGCCCGGTGGTCCCGGCCGAGGTGAACGACGCCGCCCCGGACTCGTCCGAGGTGTAGCGAACGCCCTGAAGTTCGACGGTGGAGGGCCCGGGGCTGACGGTGGCGCCGTTGACCTCCTGCCACAGCACCACTTCGAGGTCGGGGTCGTCCTCGACCGAGATCCACGCCTTGTGACCCAGTCCGGTGTCGAGGAAGTTCTCGGTCCACACGTAGCTGCCCTGGGTGAGCCGCAGGGTGCCGCGAACCGCGTAGGTCTCGCCGCGGATCTCGACGAGATCGCCCGGTGTGAGGTCGCGCGGATTGCCCCGCACAGCATCGTCGTCTGCGGTGGAGAACGGGTCGCCCGGGCGGTAAGCGCGGTCGCGCAAGGCGTCTGCCTCGGCTTTGCGCCGCTTACGCGCTTCCAGGTACTTCATGATCACCACAGCGGCGACGACGGCCAGCAGTGCGATGAGGATGATGACGACGAATTCCACACTTTGGACTCTAGTGGGTGGCCGCTCACAGCCGAAACCGATCGATCACTCGGCCGCGATCAGCGGACCTGATGATGAGCGGAACAAGCAGAAGACCCCTTACTCGACTTGTGTCGAGTAAGGGGTCTTCCCTTTAGTAGCGGGGGCAGGATTTGAACCTACGACCTCTGGGTTATGAGCCCAGCGAGCTACCGAGCTGCTCCACCCCGCGCTGCACCGATCACGTTACACAGCGGTGAACTGAACACGCAAATCGATTGCCCACCTACGTGATCGACGACACTCACGTTCGCCATCAGCGCTGCTCAACGCCCATGAGCCGAGCGAGCTGTGTCGCGATCGGGTTCAGATTCAGCTTGTCGGCATCCTTCTTCGGCTTGCCGTCCCACGGCTGCCGGTACGCAGGATTCGCCAGATCGGCGTTGTTCGCACCGCGGACAGCGGTCGGACTGCCCGTCGGAACCGCACAACGCGCCTCCGTGTTGAACGGGAAGTCGTCGTAGTTGACGTCGAAGTCCGGGTCCTTCTTCTTCATCTCGTCGATCATCTTCTGCGTGCCCTCGTAGCCGCGCGTGCAGCTCGGCGGGTTCTCGGTCTCGAGAACGATGCCGAAGTGGATCTGCCCGTCGGTCCCCGCCACCGAGTGACTGCTCGCCGACAACGAGGACAGCATCGCGAATGTCATCCCAGTCGAGAACGAGGTCGGCGCGATCTCGCGCACCGTGCCACTCAACTGACCGATCAGCTTCGTGGCGTCACCGCCGTTCGACCGGAGGAACGTCGACAGAGCGCTCGCCGCACGCGGCCCGTTCGACAGGATCCTGCGCACCGCCGGATCCGCGGAAGCGAGCGTGGCCGTCACCACGTCGATGTTCTTCGACCACGACAGGATCTCGTCGGACTGCTCGGCCTGCGTACCCAGTACGACCGCGGAGTTCCGCAGCAACCCGAGAGTGTCTTCGAGGTGCTCGACACCCGTCGCCGACAGCTCTCCGAGTGAGTCGACCAGTCTGGTCAGGTCGTCCCCTCGATCCTCGAACGCCAGACCGAGTTCGCTGACCACCGTCCGGAGGTCGTCGATGGGCACCGTCTCCGTCAGTTCGATGGCCGACTCGGTCACCTCGTCGAGCTTCGGCGGGAAGTGCACCTTCGTGATCCGTGAACCGTCATGCAGAAAGGGGCCACCCGCCGACACCGGACGCAGATCCAGGAACTGCTCACCGATCGCCGACCTGTTGGCGACGAACGCCTCTGCCGATTCCGGGATGTCCTCGCCCGACGACTCGAGCATGAGCTCCGCCTCGATGCCGTCGGCGGTCAGGCGCATATCGCTCACGCGGCCGACGGGAACACCCCGGTACGTGACCTGCGATTGAGGAAACAACCCGCCGGCGTCCGGCATCGCGACGGTCACCTGGTACACGCCGACGCCGACCGCCTGATCGAGCCGTGCGTAGCGAACCCCGCCGAATGCGGTGGCGACGATGGCGAGAATCGCAATCAGGAGCAGCTGAATTCTCACCAGACGACTGAGCGGTGGCATACCGGCCTTTCAGGATTCAGCCGGCCCGATTATCCGACAATGCAGACTGTAAAGGTCCGCTCTCACCTGGAGCTACTTCCACCGATCAAACGTGATCGATCGATCGAATCAATGATAGATGTGACATTACTCACGTTCGTCGTATAGTGAGGGTACCGATACCAGATATGAGGAGGCATCATGGCCGACCCAGATGTTCACCGCCACGAGAGTCACGGGAACCATCCGATGAGCATCATCGCGTTCGCGCTCCTGCTCATCGGTGGAGCGTTCTCGGCACTGTGGCTCATCACGCTCGCCGATCTGCCCGACAACAAGACCATGAACATCACCTACGGCGTGCTCGCGCTCGGGTGCCTGGTCTTCGCGACGATGGTCTTCTCATACCTCACTCGGCACCTGCACCACTCACCGGTGATGCCGGACAATACGAAGACCGAGATCGACCGTTACCTCGCAAAGGTGCGCTGACGAACCAGGATCACCGACATGACGCGGCCCCGGCGGGAATCACTCCCGGCCGGGGCCGCCTCGTATCCGGGCCGAATCAGCCGCCGGTCGACTCGTACTTCGTGATCGCTGCGTCCAGCTTCTTCAGCGCATCACCGAGGCTCCCGAGGTCTCCCCCGCTCTGCGCGCGCTTCACCTCGCCCAGAGCGGCGCCGAGTTCGGCCACCGCAGCCTTGCGCTCAGGCGAATCCGATTCCGAGCTGGTCGGCGCCGGCGCCGGCTTGCCCTCGTTGGGGTTCTGCTCGTCACCACCTCGCGGGGCCTTGCTCTCCGCATCCGGCGCGGTCGCCGCCGCCGGGTTGATGCCGACCTGCTTGAGCGCTTCGGCCACGGTCGGTGCGTAACCGACGTTCACGTTGCCCTCGCCCGCTGCTGCGTTGTAGTAGGTCAGCACCCGGTAGAGCTTCGGCATCGCCGAGTCGCCCGACTTCGCCTCGGTGTACATCGGCTGGACGTACAGGATTCCGTTCTCACCGACCGGGAGCGCCAGCAGGTTGCCGTACGTCACCTTGGTGGTCTCCTCGACCAGCTTTCGGTCGGCGGCGACACCGCCGTTGGTCTTCATGTTCTCGGCCGCCTGACGCGGACCGATCGTCTGATTCGCCGTCGGCAGCGCCTTCACGGTGAGTTTGCCGTACCCCTCGGGGTCGGACGCCGCCGTCACGTATGCGGCCAGGTTCGGCCGGTTGAGGGCAGTGAGCACCGACGTCAGCTGGAACTGCGACTCGGTGCCACCGGGCCGCGCCGCCGTGAAGTAGTACGGCGGCTGCTTGTCGACACCGTTGTCGTCAGCAGTCGGATCCGACGGCACCGTCCAGAAGTTGTTCGACCGGTAAAAGGTCGCTGCGTTGTCGACGTGGTACTTGCGGAGCAGTTCACGCTGCAGTTTGAACAGGTCCTCCGGGTACCGCATATGGCTCAGCAGATCAGGTTGCTTGTCGAGTTCGGCCCGGCTCTTCACCGTCCCGGGGAACACCTTCATCCACGTCTTGAGCACCGGATCGTTCTCATCGAACTGGTACAGATCCACCTCGCCCGTGTAAGCGTCGACGGTGGCCTTCACCGAGTTGCGAACATAGGAGACCTCTTCGTCCACCTGCGTGCGACCGGTCTGCCCGGCATTCTGCACACGAGAGTCGGCCGTCGCGTCGGCGAGGGCCATCCGCTGCGCGTACGGGTAGTTCTTGAGCGTCGTGTAGCCGTCGACGATCCACTTGATGGAACCGTCGTTCATGACCGCCGGGTACGTCTTCGAGTCCGTGGTGAGCCACGGGGCGACCTTCGACACGCGGTCGCGGGGGTCGCGGTTGTACAGAATCCGCGAGTTCGAGTTGATCGCATCCGAGAGCAGGAAGTTCCGCTCGCCGTACTTGGCCGCGTACAGCAGCCTCGCTCCCAGGTTGCTCAGCGCGACGCCGGTATCACCTTCGTGAGTGTTGCTCTGGTTGTCGCCGTCGTACTCATGGTCCTGGCCGTCGTCGGAGCCGACGACCGCGTAGTCCGGATCGACCTTCGAGATCAGCTCGCCGAAATAGATGCGCGGTTCCTTCACCTGGATGGGCGAGTTCTTCTTGTACGCCTCGGTCCCGATGGTCCGCTGGTCCGACACCTCGAACACCGGTAGCCCGCCGCGGTCGGACTTGCTGTCGCTGCTCGCCTCGTCCACCTTGTTGGCCTGGGCTGCGATGAAACCGTTGCCGTGCGTGTAGACGGTGTGCTTGTTGATCCAGTTGTTCTGGTTGTCGTCGTACTTCTGCGGGTCGAGTTCGCGAGCGGCGACGATGAAGTCGCGCATCTCCGTGGATCCGTCTTCGTTCTTGACCGGGTACCGGTCCAATGCGAGCTGATTCGGGAAGCCGTAGAAGTTCTTCAGCGACTGGCGCTGCGCGAACGCCTTGGACACCACAGCCGGATCGAGCACGCGGATGTTCGAGAGGGTCGCCTCGTCGGCGTTCACCTTCGCCGGATCGGCGGGCTCGGTGGTCCAGTCCCGCACGTACTCGACGTCCTTGCCTTCCCGGATCCGATAGGCCTGCGTGGTCGCCGCGATATTGCGGCTGATGTACTCGGCCTCCTTCGAATCCGCGCTCGGCTTGACCGAGAACTGCTCCATCGCGGCAGGCCAGATCACGCCGATTACAAGCGCGGACAGCAGCATGAGAACCGTTGCCATCGCCGGGATCCGCAGATCACGCAACGCCACCGCGGCGAAGAACGCGATCGCGCACACGATCGCGATCGCCATCAGGATGAGCTTGGATGGCAGCACCACGTTGATGTCGGTGTAGGTACCGCCGGTGAAGATGTCGCCGCGGCGGTCACTGCTCAGCAGGTCGTACCGGTCGAGCCAGTAGCCGACGGCCTTGAGGAGCATGAACACGCCGACGATGATCGCGAGCTGGATGCGCGCGGCGCGCGTCACCATCCCCTGGCGTCCGCCACCGCCCAGCCGGATGCCCCCGAACACGTAATGGGTCAGCAGGTTGCCGACGAATGCGACCCCCAACGAGATGAAAGCCAGGTCGAGGATGAGCCGGACGAACGGCAGCGTGAACGCGTAGAAGCTGATGTCCATGCCGAACTGCGGGTCGGTCTCGCCGAACGTCTCGCCGTTGATGAAGGTCTGGATCGTGGCCCACGAGGCCTGTGCGACGAGTCCGCCCACCAGCCCGAGCAGGACGGCCGGCACGATTCCGGCAACCCACGGCCGAGCGCCGATGATCTCTCGGTAGCGCGCCAAGGGATCACCGGGCCCCGAGACCGGAACGAAGTCCGGTCGTGACCGGTACGCGGCGTAGATGCCGGCGAACACGATGCCGCCCACCACGAGGGCCGCGACCAGGAACGCGACGATGCGCGTGGTGACCATGGTCGACATGACGTTGGAGTGACCGACGCTGGAGAACCACATCCAGTCGGTGGCGATCGCGACGAAACGCGGTCCGATGAGCAGGAGGAGCAGGAGCGCAACACCGATTCCGATCAGGATCTTCGATCTGCGGGAAAGCGTCGGTCGCTCGGTCGGACCACGCATGTCAACCACGTTGTAACTCCTGTTTCATCGCATCGGTCGCCGGAGCAGGCGCCGGCTCTGGTGACCACAGTACTGATCCGGTCGAATCCGACCGACCTCGCACTCGTTTCATCCCGCCGAGGTGCCGGGACTTCACGTCGGGGCGGGCTGCCTGTGACAATGGCACGCGTGAATGACGCGCTCCGATTCTCTCAGGCCGATCTCGGCAATGCTCTCGCCCAGTGCGCGGGATACGTCGCCGCCAGTCCGTGGGGTTCACCGGCGACCTTGTTCGCTCTCGTGCCCACTGCGGTGCTGGCGCAGCAGGCGCCGGGTGTCGTGGATCCCGACGACGACTCGGTCCTGAGCCCGGTCGTCCAGGAGTCGGGTGACGTCGATCTGGAAACGCTGCTCACCACTGTCTCGTGGCCGGAGGCAGTCGTCGGCTGCGCGATCGTCAACGAGATCACGGTGCTGCCGCCCGAGGCGGAGACGACCCTCGACGATGCCTTCGAGCCGCTCCTGGCCGACCCCGATGCCGCGGACGCCGCAGCGCTTGATGCCGCACACGCTCACCCCGAACGACGCGAGGCGCGCCTCATCGCCGGCGTGTTGCGCACCGGTCAGCGGTTGGCACTGCTGTCATTGCGGGCGACTCCCGACGACGAGCCGGGTATCGAGTCGGATCTGCGGACGCATCCGAGTCTTGCGCCGAACGTGCTCGACGCTCTCGCCTCGACCTTCTAGCAGTGGGGCACCTGCTCGTCGGTGCCGAGTGAGTTCAGCGCGTTCAGCGCCTCATCGAGGTTGCCGACCTTCAGGAGTTCGATCCCGTCCGGAGCGTCGGATTTGGCGAGCGAGCAGTTTCCCGCCGGAACGAGGAACGCGGTGGCCCCCGCCTCACTCGCTGCCCGGACCTTGTGATTGATGCCGCCGATCTCGCCGACCTCGCCGGACGGATCGATCGTGCCGGTGCCCGCGATGAAATCACCGTGCGAGAGATCGCCCGGCGTCATCTGGTCGATGACCGACAGGGTGAGCATCAGCCCCGCCGACGGTCCGCCGATATCGCCCACGCTGTACTTGATGTCCTTCGCGGGATCTGCGGGAACCGACCGCATCGTGACACCGAGGAAGGCGCGTGCGGGATCGTCGGGCCTCTTCGCGAGGGTCACCGGCGCCGTCTGCTCCTTCCCGTCACGAAGGAACGTCACATCGACCTGCTCGCCCGGTCGGTGGGCGTCGATCGTCTTCGACATCTCCTCCATCGAGGACACCTTCCGGCCACCGATCGTGATCACTCGATCACCGTCCCGGAGGACGCGTGCCGCGGGCCCCTTGTCGACGATCTGCTTCACGCCGACCGCGGTCGGCAGTCTGAGATGATGGAGTGCAGCGAGCGTCGCGTCATCCTCCGAACCCGACATCTGAGCCACGTTCTGCTGCTGGACCTCCTCCTCGCTGCGATCGGACGGGTAGTACGACTCGCGCGGCTCGAGCTCATACGAGCTGGACACCCACTTCCCGAGCGCAGAGAACAACGACATCCCGTCGTACAACGACACCGTCGTCAGGTTGAGGTGTCCGGTCGGCGTCGGATCGACCGCCCCGACGACCTCGACCACGCGGGGGCTCTTCGGATCATCCGGTGCGGCGGTGCCCAGGGTGTTGACCGTGG
Coding sequences within:
- a CDS encoding DUF350 domain-containing protein — encoded protein: MFADMFQNAYSAGAYALVGVALMIVSFALLDVLTPGKLREQLWLERNRNAGILVGSNLLAVAIIVGAAIVASEGGLLEGLLDTIVYTVIGLVVMAVTFLVVDLLTPGDLGELLIQPEHHPAVWVHGVLHIGVAIVVAVAIL
- a CDS encoding DUF4247 domain-containing protein, which produces MTNFGTGGGHGGGHGDDHGDDRGEEPDRSRRWRTVRTVAIVVAIVIAVFALAVTCSSGNGDARNYVTSNYQRDASLDEGSVKAYVADGNPTKVADELSDEESPADRREGASGTGNVEGSRFLQYPDYLIALFPHAGDKTRVMLSTDYRSGYHHYHSYVGAFWVPTPAFSGSGSGYRGGGSGAGK
- a CDS encoding DUF2617 family protein; this encodes MTSDLTDATVPISRELPVAYTDTSAHQLGFSLAAPEQDALAVADGEVAGFTVSLRLLGASHQVLASGGGHRLCETVACLPENTSPMPSTFREPGYRFTSSVEQVTEAELHERVVALDRIVADHQTQGTPALIGRFPGSPLAVTAVVAAPGEGGVTWRTWHTYPQTGEVVSTRSAMRTCDLGTPDSVGTR
- a CDS encoding DUF4178 domain-containing protein translates to MEFVVIILIALLAVVAAVVIMKYLEARKRRKAEADALRDRAYRPGDPFSTADDDAVRGNPRDLTPGDLVEIRGETYAVRGTLRLTQGSYVWTENFLDTGLGHKAWISVEDDPDLEVVLWQEVNGATVSPGPSTVELQGVRYTSDESGAASFTSAGTTGLAANGRVSYHDYSAGDARLSFEDFGPGWECARGDVLRRSEYRIFPSSTTT
- a CDS encoding MlaD family protein, with the protein product MPPLSRLVRIQLLLIAILAIVATAFGGVRYARLDQAVGVGVYQVTVAMPDAGGLFPQSQVTYRGVPVGRVSDMRLTADGIEAELMLESSGEDIPESAEAFVANRSAIGEQFLDLRPVSAGGPFLHDGSRITKVHFPPKLDEVTESAIELTETVPIDDLRTVVSELGLAFEDRGDDLTRLVDSLGELSATGVEHLEDTLGLLRNSAVVLGTQAEQSDEILSWSKNIDVVTATLASADPAVRRILSNGPRAASALSTFLRSNGGDATKLIGQLSGTVREIAPTSFSTGMTFAMLSSLSASSHSVAGTDGQIHFGIVLETENPPSCTRGYEGTQKMIDEMKKKDPDFDVNYDDFPFNTEARCAVPTGSPTAVRGANNADLANPAYRQPWDGKPKKDADKLNLNPIATQLARLMGVEQR
- a CDS encoding UPF0182 family protein, producing the protein MRGPTERPTLSRRSKILIGIGVALLLLLLIGPRFVAIATDWMWFSSVGHSNVMSTMVTTRIVAFLVAALVVGGIVFAGIYAAYRSRPDFVPVSGPGDPLARYREIIGARPWVAGIVPAVLLGLVGGLVAQASWATIQTFINGETFGETDPQFGMDISFYAFTLPFVRLILDLAFISLGVAFVGNLLTHYVFGGIRLGGGGRQGMVTRAARIQLAIIVGVFMLLKAVGYWLDRYDLLSSDRRGDIFTGGTYTDINVVLPSKLILMAIAIVCAIAFFAAVALRDLRIPAMATVLMLLSALVIGVIWPAAMEQFSVKPSADSKEAEYISRNIAATTQAYRIREGKDVEYVRDWTTEPADPAKVNADEATLSNIRVLDPAVVSKAFAQRQSLKNFYGFPNQLALDRYPVKNEDGSTEMRDFIVAARELDPQKYDDNQNNWINKHTVYTHGNGFIAAQANKVDEASSDSKSDRGGLPVFEVSDQRTIGTEAYKKNSPIQVKEPRIYFGELISKVDPDYAVVGSDDGQDHEYDGDNQSNTHEGDTGVALSNLGARLLYAAKYGERNFLLSDAINSNSRILYNRDPRDRVSKVAPWLTTDSKTYPAVMNDGSIKWIVDGYTTLKNYPYAQRMALADATADSRVQNAGQTGRTQVDEEVSYVRNSVKATVDAYTGEVDLYQFDENDPVLKTWMKVFPGTVKSRAELDKQPDLLSHMRYPEDLFKLQRELLRKYHVDNAATFYRSNNFWTVPSDPTADDNGVDKQPPYYFTAARPGGTESQFQLTSVLTALNRPNLAAYVTAASDPEGYGKLTVKALPTANQTIGPRQAAENMKTNGGVAADRKLVEETTKVTYGNLLALPVGENGILYVQPMYTEAKSGDSAMPKLYRVLTYYNAAAGEGNVNVGYAPTVAEALKQVGINPAAATAPDAESKAPRGGDEQNPNEGKPAPAPTSSESDSPERKAAVAELGAALGEVKRAQSGGDLGSLGDALKKLDAAITKYESTGG
- a CDS encoding PPA1309 family protein translates to MNDALRFSQADLGNALAQCAGYVAASPWGSPATLFALVPTAVLAQQAPGVVDPDDDSVLSPVVQESGDVDLETLLTTVSWPEAVVGCAIVNEITVLPPEAETTLDDAFEPLLADPDAADAAALDAAHAHPERREARLIAGVLRTGQRLALLSLRATPDDEPGIESDLRTHPSLAPNVLDALASTF
- a CDS encoding YlbL family protein gives rise to the protein MESTRGGRRRLITIYVAVALLALFIGLGMYVRVPYVALGPGPTVNTLGTAAPDDPKSPRVVEVVGAVDPTPTGHLNLTTVSLYDGMSLFSALGKWVSSSYELEPRESYYPSDRSEEEVQQQNVAQMSGSEDDATLAALHHLRLPTAVGVKQIVDKGPAARVLRDGDRVITIGGRKVSSMEEMSKTIDAHRPGEQVDVTFLRDGKEQTAPVTLAKRPDDPARAFLGVTMRSVPADPAKDIKYSVGDIGGPSAGLMLTLSVIDQMTPGDLSHGDFIAGTGTIDPSGEVGEIGGINHKVRAASEAGATAFLVPAGNCSLAKSDAPDGIELLKVGNLDEALNALNSLGTDEQVPHC